One window of the Podospora pseudopauciseta strain CBS 411.78 chromosome 4, whole genome shotgun sequence genome contains the following:
- a CDS encoding hypothetical protein (COG:Q; EggNog:ENOG503NZZS) produces MALLRQTWTLTRKNWLILLGRHPLATVVQAFVLPIILVSFLSFARNLFVPSAVFGISPARPIRSFQNALEASTGRPNVIFVNNGHTGGEIERVIDELAGVAKRAGKNITILERDEDVDGICRSSLRGVTECFAAVSFKGSPEEGDGNGLWNYTISLDSALGQFRINAESDRNDGQIYMLPLQRAVDEVISRGNSGRGNELPEDVEEYQFTSQTTEERAERIRVFYQSAIINFLGVTFIAALIGVVYQMTGFIATERETGMSTLVEAMMATPRRWQAQAARIFSYHIAFSLLYLPGWVISCIILGRGVFSNTSILVVLFFFILSGLALASFSVLGASFFKKSQLSGVSVTIMAILLAVIAQVITRPGTGPVVALSLLFAPCNFTYFITLMARFQEKQISTDLLKTAPDSPWNVPGIVLFIFLAVQIIVYPFLGAMVERWLHGTSSSGRNIVIGDKNRGDLGPDCAVQLEEFTKVYNPGPLRRLFSFISKPKPPVVAVNKLSLSVSRGQIVALLGANGSGKSTTLDTIAGINKATSGKITIDGTGGLGIAPQKNVLWDELTVEEHIRIFNRLKSPKNHASKEEIRQLVIGVDLEQKIKAQSKTLSGGQKRKLQLGMMLTGGSAVCCVDEVSSGLDPLSRRKIWDILLAERGRRTMILTTHFLDEADLLADYIAVMSKGNLRASGTSVELKDRKGGGYRIHINNNKLIPLLPEVEGVTKKATQEEAAYVAATSALAAKTIKELEAAGITDYRFSGPTIEDVFLQLAEEVQAEGGGVPIENRGVLSSTEDEKSETVPVGDVKTPVKGNGLELMDGKPIGFLKQTWVLFLKRCTVFKGNWFPSIAAFIIPVAAAGLVMLFVKGQEPAGCSADELSSRQEAVNIFGSDFDFWMVAGPSDKFSQSTLINLLAPIFMASQGLEGNGSTGSSDGIIVKRQNNPMDLFNNITLVDTLDEFNNAVLQFRKNITPTAIWLGDDNTPPTLAYKGNGPEVINAWFGQWIMNMLLTNSSIASSYTVFDRPFTPSTGNSLQVLVYVGLALCAYPGFFALYPNLERRRNVRGLQYSNGVRPLPLWLAYTGFDFIIVIAGAVLSIILWAALANSLWYHLGYVFLIFVLYGLASILLAYNISLFSANQLSAYAFTAAGQLVMFIVYLFGYMSVITYAPVQQVDKLLIIVHFALAVLAPIISLTRALFLAMNLFSTACDGDALASYPGGILQYGGPILYLVIQIIVLFLILVWADGGSAGFSLRKLLFRSKPKAANPDEAAAMSDEEVANELVRVKSSATGGNTKITDGLRVINLTKSFGSNTAVDNVTFGVPHGEVFALLGPNGAGKSTTISVIRGDIKPSGGASGGDVFVEDASVTQQLSAARRHLGVCPQFDAIDQMTVAEHLRFYARVRGISDIDAQVSAVIDAVGLQLFRDRQAHALSGGNKRKLSLGIALMGNPSVILLDEPSSGLDAAAKRIMWRTLAATVPGRSILLTTHSMEEADALAGRAGILAKRMLAMGSIEHLRNKFGDLIHVHLVCKGAPHTPESQILKIRQWVVEQFGEGAEVEEKTYHGQMRFKVPASAVVSGEKDPRTGGDLSQNSAVGRLVVLLEENRDLLGVEHYSVSPTTLDQVFLTVVGRHNVREEGYENKKVKKWWQVGGWRWPKIRYS; encoded by the coding sequence atGGCGCTCCTCCGCCAAACCTGGACCCTCACCCGCAAAAACtggctcatcctcctcggccgccatCCGTTGGCTACCGTCGTCCAGGCGTTTGTTCTCCCCATCATTTTGGTGTCCTTCCTCTCGTTCGCACGGAATTTATTCGTCCCCAGCGCAGTCTTTGGCATCTCCCCTGCGCGCCCGATCCGATCTTTCCAGAATGCTCTCGAGGCCTCGACGGGGAGGCCGAATGTTATTTTTGTTAATAACGGCCACACGGGGGGAGAAATTGAGCGTGTGATTGATGAGCTGGCTGGGGTTGCTAAACGAGCGGGGAAGAATATTACCATTTTGGAGAGGGACGAAGATGTCGACGGGATATGCCGGAGCAGTTTGAGGGGCGTGACGGAGTGTTTCGCGGCTGTGAGCTTCAAGGGGAGtccggaggagggggatgggaacGGGCTGTGGAATTACACCATCAGTCTCGACAGTGCGCTGGGGCAATTTAGGATCAATGCTGAGAGTGATAGGAATGATGGGCAGATTTACATGCTGCCGCTTCAGCGGGCGGTGGATGAGGTTATTTCTAGGGGGAACTCTGGTCGGGGGAATGAGTTGCctgaggatgtggaggagtATCAGTTTACCAGCCAGAcgacggaggagagggcggagaggattAGGGTGTTTTACCAGAGCGCGATTATCAACTTTTTGGGGGTGACGTTTATTGCTGCGTTGATCGGGGTGGTGTATCAGATGACGGGTTTTATTGCGACGGAGAGGGAGACGGGGATGAGTACGCTTGTGGAGGCGATGATGGCTACCCCCAGAAGGTGGCAGGCGCAGGCGGCGAGGATCTTCTCGTACCATATTGCGTTTTCGCTGCTGTATTTGCCGGGGTGGGTCATCAGTTGTATCATTttagggaggggggtgtttaGCAACACGAGCATTTTGGTTgtgttgttcttcttcatcctgtCGGGGTTGGCACTGGCGTCGTTTTCGGTGCTGGGGGCGAGTTTCTTCAAGAAGTCGCAGTTGAGCGGAGTGTCGGTGACGATTATGGCGATTTTGCTGGCAGTTATTGCTCAGGTTATCACCAGGCCGGGGACGGGGCCGGTGGTTgccttgagcttgctgtTTGCGCCTTGCAACTTTACTTACTTTATCACGCTGATGGCGAGGTTTCAGGAGAAGCAGATTTCGACGGATTTGTTGAAGACGGCGCCGGATAGTCCCTGGAATGTTCCCGGTATTGTGCTGTTTATCTTTCTCGCGGTTCAGATCATCGTTTACCCTTTTCTGGGCGCCATGGTGGAAAGATGGCTTCATGGTACCTCTTCGAGTGGGAGGAACATCGTCATTGGAGACAAGAACAGGGGCGATCTCGGTCCCGACTGCGCGGTTCAGCTGGAAGAGTTCACCAAGGTCTACAACCCCGGCCCTCTGCGACGCCTGTTCTCGTTCAtctccaagcccaagccgCCAGTCGTCGCAGTCAACAAGCTCTCCCTCTCGGTCAGTCGCGGCCAGATCGTCGCCCTTCTCGGCGCCAACGGCAGTGGCAAGTCTACAACTCTCGACACCATCGCTGGTATCAACAAGGCCACCAGCGGAAAGATCACCATTGACGGCACCGGCGGTCTCGGTATCGCTCCTCAGAAGAACGTGCTCTGGGACGAGCTCACTGTTGAGGAACACATCCGCATCTTCAACCGGCTCAAGTCGCCCAAGAACCACGCCTCAAAGGAAGAAATTCGCCAGCTTGTCATCGGAGTCGATCTCGAACAAAAGATCAAGGCCCAGTCAAAAACTCTGTCCGGTGGTCAGAAACGCAAGTTGCAACTCGGAATGATGCTTACTGGTGGCAGCGCCGTCTGCTGCGTGGATGAAGTCTCTTCCGGTTTGGACCCTCTGTCTCGCAGGAAAATATGGGATATTCTCCTTGCCGAGCGTGGAAGGCGCACCATGATTCTGACGACGCACTTCTTGGATGAAGCTGATTTGCTGGCTGATTACATCGCTGTCATGTCCAAGGGCAACCTCCGCGCAAGTGGCACATCGGTTGAGCTCAAGGATCGCAAGGGTGGCGGCTACAGGATTcatatcaacaacaacaagctcaTCCCGCTGCTTccggaggtggagggtgttACCAAGAAGGCCACCCAGGAAGAGGCGGCTTATGTCGCGGCTACTTCGGCTTTGGCGGCCAAGACGATCAAGGAGCTCGAAGCGGCAGGGATTACGGATTATCGGTTTTCTGGGCCCACGATTGAGGATGTGTTTTTGCAGCttgcggaggaggttcaGGCTGAGGGCGGTGGGGTGCCGATTGAGAATAGGGGTGTCTTGAGCTCGACGGAAGATGAGAAGTCGGAGACTGTGCCGGTTGGTGATGTCAAGACACCTGTGAAGGGTAACGGGCTGGAGTTGATGGATGGGAAGCCGATTGGGTTCTTGAAGCAGACTTGGGTGTTGTTTTTGAAGAGGTGCACGGTTTTCAAAGGGAATTGGTTCCCTTCGATTGCTGCTTTTATCATTCCGGTTGCTGCGGCTGGGTTAGTTATGTTGTTTGTGAAGGGTCAAGAGCCTGCTGGGTGCAGCGCGGACGAGCTGTCGTCTCGCCAGGAGGCTGTGAATATCTTTGGCAGTGACTTTGACTTTTGGATGGTTGCTGGGCCTTCGGACAAGTTCTCGCAGTCTACGTTGATCAATCTGTTGGCCCCAATCTTCATGGCGTCACAGGGCTTGGAAGGTAATGGCAGCACTGGAAGCAGCGATGGTATCATTGTCAAGAGACAAAACAACCCGATGGATCTTTTCAACAACATTACCTTGGTTGACACTCTTGATGAGTTCAACAATGCGGTGCTTCAGTTCCGCAAGAATATCACGCCTACCGCTATCTGGCTTGGTGACGACAACACTCCTCCAACTCTCGCGTACAAGGGTAACGGTCCTGAGGTGATCAACGCCTGGTTTGGCCAATGGATCATGAACATGCTCCTGACCAACTCGAGCATTGCCTCTTCCTACACCGTCTTCGACCGCCCTTTCACTCCCAGCACCGGAAACTCTCTTCAGGTCTTGGTGTATGTCGGCTTGGCTTTATGCGCCTACCCTGGCTTCTTTGCCCTTTATCCGAATCTTGAGAGACGAAGAAACGTCCGCGGCCTTCAGTACTCCAACGGTGTTAGACCTCTTCCCTTGTGGCTCGCCTACACCGGTTTCGACTTTatcatcgtcatcgctgGCGCCGTCCTGAGCATCATCTTGTGGGCAGCTCTCGCCAATAGCCTTTGGTATCACCTTGGCTATGTGTTCCTGATCTTCGTTCTGTATGGTCTGGCTTCGATTCTGTTGGCATACAATATCTCGCTCTTCAGCGCCAACCAGCTGTCAGCCTACGCCTTTACCGCCGCTGGCCAGCTCGTGATGTTCATTGTCTACCTGTTTGGTTACATGTCGGTTATCACTTATGCACCGGTTCAACAGGTCGACAAGCTGTTGATCATTGTCCACTTTGCTCTGGCAGTATTGGCACCGATCATATCGCTCACTCGTGCGCTGTTCCTCGCCATGAACCTGTTCTCTACAGCCTgcgatggtgatgccctGGCCTCTTACCCCGGCGGTATCCTTCAATACGGCGGTCCTATCCTCTACCTCGTCATCCAGATTAttgtcctcttcctcatcctcgtctgGGCAGACGGTGGCAGCGCTGGGTTCAGCCTCCGCAAGCTCCTCTTCCGTTCCAAGCCCAAGGCCGCCAACCCCGATGAAGCAGCCGCCATGTCGGATGAAGAAGTCGCCAACGAACTCGTCCGTGTCAAGTCCTCGGCCACCGGTGGTAACACCAAGATCACCGACGGCCTCCGtgtcatcaacctcaccaagtCCTTCGGCTCCAACACCGCGGTCGACAATGTCACCTTTGGTGTCCCCCACGGCGAAGTCTTTGCTCTCCTTGGCCCCAACGGAGCAGGTaaatccaccaccatctccgtCATCCGCGGTGACATCAAACCCTCCGGCGGTGCTTCCGGCGGCGACGTCTTTGTCGAAGACGCCTCGGTAACGCAGCAACTCTCCGCCGCCCGCCGCCACCTCGGCGTCTGCCCTCAATTCGACGCCATCGACCAAATGACGGTAGCCGAGCACCTCCGCTTCTACGCTCGCGTCCGTGGCATCAGCGACATCGACGCTCAAGTCTCTGCCGTCATCGACGCAGTAGGCCTGCAACTCTTCCGCGACCGCCAAGCCCACGCTTTGTCAGGTGGTAACAAGCGCAAGCTGTCTCTTGGTATTGCTCTCATGGGTAACCCCTctgtcatcctcctcgatgaGCCCTCCTCCGGTCTTGACGCCGCCGCGAAGAGAATCATGTGGCGCACCCTTGCTGCCACCGTCCCGGGCCGTTCGATTTTGTTGACGACCCACTCGATGGAGGAAGCGGACGCTCTAGCCGGGAGGGCGGGGATCCTCGCCAAGAGGATGCTCGCCATGGGAAGCATTGAACATCTCCGGAACAAGTTTGGGGATCTCATCCATGTGCACCTTGTCTGCAAGGGGGCGCCTCACACGCCTGAGTCTCAGATTCTGAAGATTAGACAATGGGTCGTTGAGCAGTTTGGCgagggggcggaggtggaagagaagACATACCACGGACAGATGAGGTTCAAGGTTCCCGCCTCGGCGGTTGTGTCCGGAGAGAAGGACCCCAGGACGGGAGGGGATCTGAGTCAGAACTCGGCCGTGGggaggctggtggtgttgctggaggagaaTAGGGATCTGTTGGGGGTGGAGCACTACAGTGTCAGCCCCACGACGCTGGATCAGGTTTTCttgacggtggtggggaggcaTAATGttagggaggaggggtatgaGAAtaagaaggtgaagaagtgGTGGcaggtgggggggtggaggtggccgAAGATACGATATTCTTAG
- the KRS1 gene encoding lysyl-tRNA synthetase (EggNog:ENOG503NX3M; COG:J), which translates to MADSAPAPAPPTEEVANLHLDEVTGEKVSKTELKKRQKQRQKEAEKAKKAAAAPPKASSGKPKNAAGQEEADLNPNQYYEIRTRHVNELLKNPETNPYPHKFQVTYDDYKFHDEFKHLKSGEDDKNTEIRIAARIYNKRASGSKLIFYDVRTSADTKSIGTQIQIVCQAQLVAEGAPSFEQQHENIRRGDVIGIIGYAGRTNPKNRLAEGKEGELSIFATEIKLLSPCLHMLPSVRFPFADAEQRARMRYLDMLWNDRSRETLWQRSRMVRYIRDFFHERRFIEVETPMMHAIAGGATALPFITHHNDLDIDMYMRVAPELFLKKMIVGQFGKVFEMGKNFRNEGVDLTHNPEFTSIEFYWAYADMYDLMNITEELVSSLVKHLTGGYVTKFTNQHGEEYTVNWEAPWRRVEMIPALEEATGEKFPPSEELHTDETNAFLQRVCKKMGVECPPPLTNARMIDKLTGEFIEETCVNPTFILEHPQMMSPLAKYHRSKKGLCERFEAFVCKKEIANAYTELNNPFDQRLRFEEQARQKDQGDDEAQLVDESFLNALEYGLPPTGGWGLGIDRLAMFLTNNYSIREVLAFPFLREEKNGPKQPFAAELANVEPMPEEGIPHK; encoded by the exons ATGGCCGACTCAGCTCCTGCCCCTGCGCCCCCCACCGAGGAGGTTGCCAACCTCCATCTCGACGAAGTGACGGGCGAGAAGGTCTCCAAGACGGAGCTCAAGAAGCGCCAGAAGCAGCGCcagaaggaggccgagaaggccaaaaaggctgctgctgctccccccAAGGCGTCGTCCGGCAAGCCCAAGAACGCCGCCGGTCAGGAGGAGGCCGACCTCAATCCCAACCAGTACTATGAGATCCGGACGCGCCATGTCAATGAGC TCCTCAAGAATCCCGAGACGAACCCTTACCCCCACAAGTTCCAGGTCACCTATGACGACTACAAGTTCCACGACGAGTTCAAGCACCTCAAGTCTGGCGAGGACGACAAGAACACCGAGATTCGCATCGCTGCCCGCATTTACAACAAGCGTGCTAGCGGTTCCAAGCTCATCTTCTACG ATGTTCGCACCTCTGCCGATACCAAGAGCATCGGCACCCAGATCCAAATTGTGTGCCAGGCCCAGCTCGTCGCCGAGGGAGCCCCTTCGTTTGAGCAGCAACACGAGAACATCCGCCGTGGTGATGTGATTGGTATCATTGGTTATGCTGGCCGTACCAACCCCAAGAACAGGCTCgccgagggcaaggagggcGAGCTGTCCATCTTTGCGACCGAGATCAAGCTTCTCAGCCCTTGCTTGCACATGCTTCCCAGCGTGCGCTTCCCCTTCGCCGACGCTGAGCAGCGCGCGCGTATGAGATATCTCGATATGCTGTGGAACGACAGGAGCCGTGAGACCCTCTGGCAGCGCAGCCGGATGGTCAGGTATATCCGTGACT TCTTCCATGAGCGTCGCTTCATCGAGGTTGAGACGCCCATGATGCACGCCATTGCTGGCGGTGCTACCGCTCTGCCATTCATCACTCATCACAACGATCTCGATATCGACATGTACATGAGAGTCGCCCCTGAGCTGTTCCTCAAGAAGATGATTGTCGGTCAGTTTGGCAAGGTCTTCGAGATGGGCAAGAACTTCCGCAACGAGGGCGTCGATCTCACACACAACCCCGAGTTCACCTCGATTGAGTTCTACTGGGCGTACGCCGATATGTACGACCTCATGAACATCACCGAGGAGCTTGTTTCCTCTCTCGTCAAGCACCTTACCGGCGGTTACGTCACCAAGTTCACCAACCAGCACGGCGAGGAGTACACGGTCAACTGGGAGGCCCCATGGCGCAGGGTCGAGATGATTCCGGCCCTCGAGGAAGCCACCGGCGAGAAGTTCCCTCCCAGCGAGGAGCTCCACACCGACGAGACGAACGCGTTCCTCCAGAGAGTGTGCAAGAAGATGGGTGTTGAGTGCCCACCACCTCTCACCAACGCTCGCATGATTGACAAGCTCACGGGCGAGTTCATCGAGGAGACCTGCGTCAACCCTACCTTCATCTTGGAGCACCCCCAGATGATGAGCCCTCTTGCCAAGTACCATCGTTCCAAGAAGGGTCTCTGCGAGCGTTTTGAGGCTTTCGTGTgcaagaaggagattgccAACGCCTACACCGAGTTGAACAACCCCTTCGACCAAAGACTTCGCTTCGAGGAGCAAGCTCGCCAGAAGGACCAGGGTGATGACGAGGC TCAACTTGTTGATGAGTCCTTCTTAAACGCCCTCGAGTATGGTCTTCCCCCAACCGGTGGCTGGGGTCTCGGTATCGACCGTCTTGCTATGTTCTTGACCAACAACTACTCTATTCGTGAGGTGTTGGCTTTCCCCTTCTTGCGTGAGGAGAAGAACGGTCCCAAGCAGCCTTTTGCGGCTGAGCTCGCAAATGTCGAGCCCATGCCCGAGGAGGGCATCC CCCACAAATAA
- a CDS encoding hypothetical protein (EggNog:ENOG503P05Z) — protein sequence MSDEAPVQSAETGTTKAVKDKTCTYCHQAFTSSSLGRHLDVFIKENNPKAPDGIHDVEEIRRNRSNITRRRPKASTGTPGAPGVRRRDTSVSVGTPTAASRRSQGSVSVEVDSASITPVSQTKGKGTADRKYPFNTPWEATGVINDLGGRDATAYEGGFRQHQRSASRQRMKQQLDARHVLQDAEDTKRAAELALREIMGSWRAAKQQIDMHSMPFDFDPLALDFPALTLQCLEKPPTLFASTQHSTSTSWSITPPGPVQLQALRNYFGEEFRRWKLACTAATTAVNEDLTYPPSLVPVKPDVREAVRKAEKAADKMEQQISDHITATYSVWCSLPGPERAKLWTLELARGLGRKQDEGAKLKQTQSLLRQENNHLKSQIEHLSRLQQPKEYKIVQPTTVYMDEKLVNHMLELGFSAAKDGGGVGFNMADRHADLDTIVARAINRWKDVIVSSRSAAAGLSAQRTLEAASAGVSPTTTGSGQGMRQLQPQRHQSQHSVPNNDARASLHPSPAASNNAANYAPSTASTTKAGSPSTAVGTPSIITAPASVGAGQDSDEEMGGQDVPEISETNTAEEDGDVDADADADADGDVDADADVDADADTDADMDADADP from the exons ATGTCCGACGAAGCCCCGGTCCAGTCGGCCGAGACCGGTACAACCAAGGCGGTCAAGGACAAGACCTGTACCTATTGCCACCAAGCCTTCACATCGTCTTCGCTCGGCCGCCATCTAGATGTATTCATTAAGGAGAACAACCCCAAGGCCCCCGATGGGATTCACGATGTGGAAGAAATCAGACGAAATCGATCCAATATCACCCGCCGTCGTCCCAAAGCTTCGACCGGAACCCCCGGTGCTCCTGGGGTTAGAAGACGAGACACGTCAGTGTCAGTCGGAACGCCAACGGCTGCGTCGAGAAGGAGTCAGGGGTCTGTTTCGGTAGAGGTTGACTCTGCATCCATCACACCAGTATCACAAACCAAAGGCAAAGGGACTGCTGATAGGAAATATCCGTTCAATACACCATGGGAAGCCACGGGTGTCATCAACGACCTTGGTGGGCGGGATGCCACGGCATACGAGGGTGGGTTCAGGCAACATCAGCGATCAGCCAGTCGCCAGCGTATGAAGCAACAACTGGACGCCAGACACGTATTGCAAGATGCCGAGGATACGAAAAGAGCCGCTGAACTCGCATTGCGGGAAATCATGGGTTCTTGGAGGGCTGCAAA ACAACAAATCGACATGCACTCGATGCCTTTTGACTTTGATCCTCTTGCATTGGACTTTCCGGCACTGACGTTGCAGTGTCTCGAGAAACCACCCACGTTATTTGCTTCTACCCAGCACTCGACGTCCACTTCGTGGTCGATAACACCACCCGGCCCAGTTCAGCTGCAAGCCTTGCGAAATTATTTTGGAGAAGAGTTCAGGAGATGGAAGCTGGCTTGCACCGCGGCGACAACGGCGGTGAACGAAGATCTAACATATCCTCCCTCCCTAGTGCCAGTCAAGCCAGATGTTCGAGAAGCAGTGCGTAAGGCTGAAAAGGCAGCCGACAAGATGGAACAGCAAATATCCGATCACATAACAGCGACGTATTCAGTTTGGTGTTCACTTCCAGGGCCTGAGCGTGCCAAGCTGTGGACCCTCGAGCTGGCAAGAGGCTTGGGGCGGAAGCAAGACGAGGGTGCCAAACTCAAGCAGACCCAAAGCCTTCTTAGGCAAGAAAACAATCATCTCAAGTCTCAGATCGAACACTTGAGCCGGCTACAGCAACCTAAAGAGTACAAGATTGTGCAGCCGACAACAGTGTACATGGATGAGAAGCTGGTCAACCACATGCTGGAGCTCGGTTTCAGCGCAGCGAaggatggcggcggcgtagGCTTCAACATGGCCGATAGGCATGCGGATCTCGACACGATTGTGGCAAGGGCGATTAATCGCTGGAAGGATGTGATCGTGTCGTCTAGGTCCGCGGCGGCCGGTCTCTCAGCGCAGCGCACCTTGGAAGCTGCGAGTGCCGGAGTGTCGCCAACAACTACTGGTTCTGGGCAGGGTATGCGACAGTTGCAGCCTCAGAGGCACCAATCACAACATTCGGTGCCGAATAACGACGCCCGGGCGTCTCTTCACCCTTCTCCGGCAGCAAGCAATAACGCTGCGAATTATGCACCATCGACGGCATCTACCACTAAAGCCGGTTCGCCCTCGACTGCCGTCGGTACACCCAGCATCATCACGGCGCCGGCCAGTGTTGGTGCCGGGCAAGATTCGGACGAGGAAATGGGCGGGCAGGACGTGCCGGAAATCTCAGAAACTAACACAGCTGAGGAAGacggtgatgttgatgcggACGCGGATGCTGACGCGGATGGGGACGTTGATGCCGACGCCGATGtcgatgccgatgccgatACCGATGCCGATATGGACGCTGACGCTGACCCTTAG
- a CDS encoding hypothetical protein (EggNog:ENOG503P4Q4; COG:B) yields the protein MIGKGGELLYEVKWEGYEKKSDRTWEPEENLTENASEALNEYLKSIGGREALLNETHTAVQSKKRGRKDSSTPQASTTSKRSKRNGSHPADSEPPASAKQAVWKPPAGSWEDHIAHLDACEDEETHKLMVYLTWKNGHKTQHETSVIYSRCPQKMLQFYERHVRIIKREETPVDSPPANS from the exons ATGATTGGAAAG GGCGGCGAATTACTATATGAGGTCAAATGGGAGGGATACGAAAAGAAGTCGGACCGCACGTGGGAACCGGAGGAAAATTTGAC TGAGAACGCCTCCGAGGCTCTCAACGAATACCTGAAGAGCATTGGTGGCAGAGAAGCGCTCCTTAACGAAACCCACACCGCCGTCCAGAGCAAGAAGCGCGGCCGCAAGGATTCGTCAACCCCGCAAGCATCTACCACCAGCAAACGATCCAAGAGAAATGGCAGCCATCCTGCAGACTCCGAGCCCCCAGCCAGCGCTAAGCAAGCGGTCTGGAAGCCACCAGCAGGAAGCTGGGAAGATCATATTGCGCACCTTGACGCatgcgaggacgaggagaccCACAAGCTCATGGTGTACCTAACATGGAAGAACGGGCACAAGACTCAACACGAGACTAGCGTCATCTACTCGAGATGCCCTCAAAAA ATGCTGCAGTTTTACGAGCGTCATGTACGCATCATCAAGAGGGAAGAGACACCGGTCGACTCACCCCCTGCCAACTCCTGA
- a CDS encoding hypothetical protein (COG:S; EggNog:ENOG503P3FR), with translation MPTRGPVPLSLVPSSQAETLKVGPLTVRVFEDGSNTQNRVSAVTITLPPGTSGPPMHWHRFHDELFFVTKGTVVFSTPEGDVVTKAGDCMTVPPGAIHTFRNGSESEEGECYMTATPGHYVDYFRMLSKATAGLVGGKLGKEETEHLMALFGTFPPDVESEP, from the exons ATGCCAACCCGCGGCCCCGTCCCCCTCTCTCTagtcccctcctcccaagcagAAACCCTCAAAGTCGGCCCCTTGACTGTTAGAGTTTTTGAAGACGGGTCAAACACCCAGAACAGAGTCTCGGCCGtgaccatcaccctccccccggGAACGTCAGGGCCGCCAATGCACTGGCATCGGTTTCACGACGAGctcttcttcgtcaccaAGGGCACAGTCGTCTTTTCTACCCCGGAAGGGGACGTCGTCACCAAAGCGGGCGACTGCATGACTGTGCCCCCGGGTGCGATCCACACGTTCAGGAATGGGAGTGAgagcgaggaaggggagtgCTACATGACGGCTACGCCGGGGCATTATGTTGATT aTTTCAGAATGTTGTCCAAGGCTACtgctgggttggtgggggggaagttgggcaaggaggagacggagcaTTTA ATGGCACTGTTTGGAACTTTCCCGCCTGATGTTGAGAGTGAGCCTTGA